In Aegilops tauschii subsp. strangulata cultivar AL8/78 chromosome 3, Aet v6.0, whole genome shotgun sequence, one genomic interval encodes:
- the LOC109761129 gene encoding uncharacterized protein, which produces MASDESLDAFAGKISGMAARYTGLGATLDDVAMVKKLPDCVPDRLYAAVAGMEQFCDLNSLLFEDALGRLKAFDERLRRRGQAGGEGVDGQLLYTAAQWRARERRRGGARDNDDDDNARSNASGFGGNRRGRCYKCGDRGHFKRECPLMKKAPVAEHAMVVDAGVEDGGLF; this is translated from the coding sequence ATGGCGAGCGACGAGTCGCTGGACGCGTTCGCCGGGAAAATCAGCGGCATGGCGGCGCGCTACACCGGGCTTGGGGCGACGCTCGACGACGTGGCGATGGTGAAGAAACTCCCGGACTGCGTCCCGGATCGGCTGTACGCGGCGGTCGCCGGAATGGAGCAGTTCTGCGACTTGAACTCACTGCTCTTCGAGGACGCACTCGGGCGCCTGAAGGCGTTCGACGAGCGGCTGCGTCGGCGAGGACAGGCAGGCGGCGAGGGCGTGGACGGGCAGCTGCTGTACACCGCGGCACAGTGGCGTGCGCGCGAGCGGCGTCGAGGAGGTGCGCGggacaacgacgacgacgacaacgcgCGCAGCAACGCATCGGGCTTCGGAGGCAACCGGCGAGGGCGCTGCTACAAATGCGGTGATCGCGGCCACTTCAAGCGGGAGTGCCCGCTGATGAAGAAGGCGCCGGTGGCGGAGCATGCGATGgtggtggacgccggcgtcgaggacGGTGGCCTATTCTGA